The following DNA comes from Streptomyces sp. NBC_00273.
GCGTCCTGGATGCCGGTGTTCATGCCCTGGGCGCCGGTCGGCGGGTGGATGTGGGCCGCGTCCCCCGCGACGAAGACCCGGCCGTCGCCGTAGCGGTCCACGATCCGGTGGCTGATGCGGAACACCGAGGTCCAGCGGATGTCGAAGGCGGTGGTCGGCTGCGGTGAGAGCCGGTCCAGGACGGCTTGGATGTCGGCCAGGGCGGGGCCCCGGCCGCCCTGCAGGCCGTGGGTGATGCCGTCGGAGGCGGCCGCGTCCTGCCGTGCGGTGGAGAGTTCGGGCGGCACCATCATCGACATCCGGTACCGGCCCCGGCCGGGGAGCGGGATGCAGACGAGCACGTCGTCGACCGCCCCTTCATCGTCGAGGTGCATGGCGCGCAGGTTGTACCCGGGCGGCAGGTCCCAGTCGACGCGTACGTCGGCGAGCATGTACTCCTCGGCGAAGGCCCCGCCCTCGAAGGTGAGGCCGAGTCCTTTGCGGACGATGCTGTGCGCGCCGTCGCAGCCCACCAGGTACCGGGTCCGCAGCTCTTCCTGCGCCCCGGACGGGGTGTGCAGCCGGCAGGTCACCCCGTCGGCGTCCTGGGTGAACGACACGAGTTCGGTGCCCCGTTCGACGGCCGTCCCGAAGCGGCCCAGGAACTCGTCCAGGATCCGCTCGGTCTCGTACTGCGGCAGCGCCGCGAATCCGTAGGGCACTTCGGGCGGCACGGAGAGCTCGGTGCGGGCCTTCTCGACGCCGTTGACGTAGAGGAACTGCCCCCTCATCGGGACGGCCGCCTCCAGTGCGGCGCGGACCATCCCCATGCGGTCCCACACCTCCAGGGTGCGCGGCTGGATGCCGACGGCCTTCGCGAACGGCAGCCGGGCCGGCAGCCGGTCGACGATCCGGCACCTGCCGCCGCGTCTGCGGAGCTCCGCAGCGGCGGTCAGCCCGACCGGGCCGGCGCCGACGACCAGGACGTCCGTTGCGTAGGTGTGCGCCACTGGCGCCTCCTGGCGTGCGGCCCCCGGAGAAGTGGATGCCCCTCCATGGTGGCCGCCCGCCAGGTGTCCGGCATCTTTACTCGATCACGAGGTCCACGTCGATGTTGCCGCGGGTGGCGCGGGAGTACGGGCAGACCTCGTGGGCCTGCTTGACCAGCAGGGCGCCCGTCTCGCCGGCCAGGGACTCCGGGAGCTCGACGCGCAGGGTGACGCCGAGGCCGAAGCCGGCGCCGTCCTTGCCGATCGAGACCTCCGCGGTGACCGAGGCCTCGCTGGTGTCGACCTTGGCCTGGCGGCCGACCAGGCCGAGCGCGCTGGCGAAGCAGGCGGCGTAGCCGGCGGCGAAGAGCTGCTCGGGGTTGGTGCCCTGCCCGTTGCCGCCGAGCGCCGGGGGCATGGCCAGGGCGAGGTCGATCTGGCCGTCGGAGCTGACGGCGCGGCCCTCGCGGCCGTTGGCGGTGGCGACAGCGGTGTAGAGCGCGTCCATGAGAGTTCCTCTCGCAGAAATGAACCGTGGCGGCGGCCGGTGGTCGACCGCGCTCCACCAGTAGAGCACGCAATTAAGTTGTGCACAATTCAATGCCCTCCAAGTTCTGCCCGGGTACACTGGCCGACATGACCGAGCAGCCCACCGCGACCCACTCCGACCAGGACTTCCTGCGCCTGGACGGCCAGATCTGCTTCGCGCTGAACGCGGCGAGCCGCGCCTTCGGCGGCCTCTACCGCGTCGTCCTCAAGGACCTGGGCCTCACCTATCCCCAGTACCTGGTGATGCTGGTGCTGTGGGAGCACGGCGAGATGCCGGTCAAGGAGATCGGGCAGCACCTGCGACTGGACTCCGGAACGCTGTCCCCGCTGCTCAAGCGGCTGGAGGCGGCCGGACTGGTCCGCCGCGAGCGCAGCACCGAGGACGAGCGGTCCGTGCACGCCCACCTGACCGGGGAGGGCGCCGCGCTGCGCGCCCGCGCGGTGGAAGTACCCCGGCGGATCGCGGCCGCGACCGGCTTCGAGCTCGCCGAGGTCCTCGACCTCCAGGCCCGGCTGAACCGCCTCACCGCGGCCCTCGACGCCGCCGTGCCCCGGGAGGCCGGAGAGGCGTAGCGGCCCCCCGCACCGGACACTGGGTCCGGGAGGCGGGCGGCGGGGCGGCGGCGGGCAGGAGGTGCGCGATGGACCCGGTTGCGGCGCTGGACCGGATCGCCTTCCTGCTCGAGCGTGCGCAGGCCCCCACCTACCGGGTACGGGCCTTCCAGTCCGCCGCGGCCGCGATCACGCGGATGGGCGAGGACGAGGTGACCGAGCGGGTCGCGGCCGGTTCCCTGGAGGCCGTGAAGGGGATCGGCCCCAAAACGGCCCAGGTCGTACGGGAGGCGCTCGGCGGGACCGTGCCGGCGTACCTGCAGGCGCTGGAGGACGAGATCGCCGCGCTCCCCGAAGGGCCGCCGCCCACGCCCGCCGCCACCGCCCTGCGGGCGGCCCTGCGCGGGGACTGCCACGTGCACTCCGACTGGTCCGACGGCGGCAGTCCGATCGAGGCGATGGGGCGGGCGGCGGCCGCACTGGGCCACGACTGGGCCGTCCTGACCGACCACTCGCCGCGCCTGACCGTCGCCCGCGGGCTCTCCCCGGAGCGGCTGCGCGAGCAGCTGCGGGTGGTGGCCGAGCTCAACGCCACCTGGGCGCCCTTCCGGCTGCTCACCGGAATCGAGTGCGACATCCTCGACGACGGAGCGCTGGACCAGGAGCCGGAGCTGCTGGACCGGCTCGACCTGGTGGTCGGCTCGGTGCACTCGAAGCTGCGGATGGACGCGCCGGCGATGACCCGACGGCTGCTGGCGGCCGTGCGCAACCCGCTGATGGACGTCCTGGGCCACTGCACCGGGCGGCTGGTCACCGGCCGGACCCGGCCGGAGTCGCAGTTCGACGCCGAGGCGGTCTTCGCGGCCTGCGCACAGAGCGGTACTGCCGTGGAGATCAACAGCCGGCCCGAGCGGCTGGACCCGCCCCGGCGGCTGCTGCGCCTGGCCGTAGCAGCCGGCACCTTCTTCGCGATCGACACGGACGCGCACGCCCCGGGCCAGCTGGACTGGCAGATCGTCGGCTGCGAAAGGGCCGTGGAGTGCGAGGTTCCGGCCGGGCGCGTCATCAACACCTGGCCGGCGGACGCGCTCCTGGCCTGGACCCGCACCCGGGAAATGCCCTGAAGGCCGCCCACGGGGGCCCAGTGCGTGCCGGGAGCGACCAGACCCGTCTGCCCCGTCCCGTACGCGGCGATCACAGAACCTCGTCCGGGACCTGACGGGCGCGACCGTGATCATCCGGGTCGCGGGGCGGTCGGGGCGCCGTTGGGCGTCCCCGTCCCGGGCGACCCCCCGTACGGTGGCGCGGGCCCTGCGCGCGGAGCGGGCCGGAGCGCGCGGCCCGCCCGGTGGTGGTGGCGGTGGCTCACGGGCGGAGTTCGACGACCAGCAGGATCACATCGGCTCCGGCCACCGCCATCGTGGCCAGGAAGGGGAGCCTTCCGGCAGCCCGGCGGGCCGCGAGGAGCAGCGCCGTCGCGGTCGCGGCGAGCAGCGTCCAGCCGTACGCCGTCACCCGCCCCGGCGCTCCCACGACCAGGGTGGCGGTCGAGCCGAGGACGAGCAGTCCGGCCAGCGCGGCCGAGACCCGTCGACCCAGCCGCTGCGGCAGCCCCGCCACACCGGTGGCCAGGTCGTCCTCGATGTCCGGCAGCACGTTGGCGAAGTGCGCGCCCGCGCCGAGGAGGGCCGCGGCGGCCGTGAGCCAGGGCGGCGGCCAGGGAGCCCCGGGCAGGCCCAGAGTGACGAACGCGGGCAGCAGGCCGAAGGCCAGGGCGTACGGGACCCAGGAGGCGGGCGTGCTCTTGAGCCGGAGGTTGTAGGCCCAGGCGGCCGCCACGCCGACGAGGTGCGCGGCGGCGGCGAGCAGCCCGCAGGCCAGGGACAGCGGGATGCAGAGCAGCAGCGCCGCGGCCGCGGCCCGGGTCACGGACGCGGCCGGCACCGTACCGGCGACGAGCGGTTTGTCCCGTCGGCCCGTGGCCAGGTCGCGCCGCAGGTCGGCCCGGTCGTTGCACCAACCCACCGACAGCTGTCCGGCGGCCACCGCGCCCACGGTCACGGCCGCCCTCGCCGGGCCGTGCCCCGCGGCGGCCGTCAGGGCGGCGACGAAGAGGGTCACGGCGGCCGCGGGCAGCGGGTGGCACGCGGCGGCGAGGCCGCGTACGAGGCCGGGGCCGGGCGCCGTGCTCCCGGTGACTTCGGTGTTCTCGCGGGTCTGGGCGGTTCGCGCGGGCACGGCGACACGCTACGCGGCGCCGCGCCCGGTTCGCCTGATTCGTAACGATGTGTCAGTTGTTTTCTATGGTGAACGAATGACACGTGTTCTGGCAGTGCGCAGCGTGTTCCCGCCCCATCACCATCCCCAGTCCGAGATCACGGAGGCGCTCGCCCGCTTCCTGCCACCGGGCTCCGACACCGCCCTGCTGCGCCGCGTCCACGGCTCGGTGCGCGTGGACGGCCGACATCTCGCGCTGCCGCTGGAGCGGTACGGTCCGGGGAACGACTTCGGCGCGACGAACGCCCTCTTCATCGAGACGGCCCTGGAGCTCGGTACCCGAGCCCTCGAACTCGCCCTCTCCGACGCCGGTCTGGCGGCCCGGGAGGTCGATCTGGTCATGTCGACCACCGTGACCGGGCTCGCGACGCCCTCGCTGGAGGCCCGTCTCGCCACCCGTGCGGGCCTGCGTCCCGACGTACGGCGGGTGCCGCTCTTCGGCCTCGGCTGCGCGGCCGGCGCCGCCGGAGTGGGCCACGTCCACGACCATCTGACGGGGCGTACCGGCCACGCGGCCCTCCTGCTGTCCACCGAGCTCTGCTCGCTCACCCTCCAGTCCACCGACGCCTCGATGGCGAACCTGGTGGCCGGCGCCCTGTTCGGCGACGGCGCGGGCGCCCTGGTGGCGGTGGGCCGCGAGCATCCCCTGCACGCAACCGGCGCCGGACCCGAGGTGGTGGCCGCCCGCAGCCGTCTGTACCCGGGCACCGAGCACCTCCTCGGCTGGGACATCGGCCACTGGGGGATGCGCATGGTGCTGGGCCGCGAACTCCCGGACCTGGTCCGGCTGCACGTGGCCGAGGAGGTCGATTCCTTCCTCGCCGCGCACGACCTCAAGCCCGCGGACGTCGACGCGTGGATCTGCCATCCCGGCGGCCCGAAGATCCTCGACACGCTCTCGGACGCCCTCGCGCTGCCGGAGTCGGCCTTCGCCGCAAGCCGGCGTTCGCTGGCGGCCGTGGGCAACCTCTCCTCCGCCTCGGTCCTGCACATCCTGGACGGCGTCCAGAGCGCGGGACCGCCGCCGCCCGGATCGGTCGGGCTGATGCTCGCCTTCGGTCCGGGCTTCGCCTCCGAACTCGTCCTCCTGCGCTGGTGAGCCCGATGAATTCGATCCCCGCCCTGACCGCCTCCACCTCCGCCTCCCTGACCCCGTACCTGCTGCTGATCGGGCTCGTCGCCGCCGAGCGGCTCGCCGAGCTGATCACGGCCCGCCGCCACACCGCGTGGAGCCTGGCCCGCGGCGGCCGTGAGTACGGCCGCGGCCACTACCCGGCCATGGTCGCCCTGCACACCGCACTGCTCGTGGGCTGCGTGGTGGAACCCTGGGTGGCCGGGCGGCCGTTCGTCCCGCTGCTCGGCTGGTCGGCCCTCGCCGTCGCCGTGGCCGCCCAGGGCCTTCGCTGGTGGTGCATCGCCACCCTCGGCAAGCGCTGGAACACCCGGGTGCTGGTCGTTCCCGGGCTGCCGCTGGTGGAGTCGGGACCGTACCGGCTGCTGCGCCACCCCAACTACGTGGCCGTGGTCGCGGAAGGCGTCGCGCTGCCGCTGGTGCACTCCGCGTGGATGACGGCGCTCGGCTTCACCGTGCTCAATCTGCTGCTGCTGCGCGTACGGATCGGCTGCGAGGACGCCGCCCTGACCGACGGCGGCCGGCTGCGGGCGCCCGCAGCCGTCCACTCGGCCGGCGCCGCCTCGTGATCGAC
Coding sequences within:
- a CDS encoding FAD-dependent monooxygenase, which codes for MAHTYATDVLVVGAGPVGLTAAAELRRRGGRCRIVDRLPARLPFAKAVGIQPRTLEVWDRMGMVRAALEAAVPMRGQFLYVNGVEKARTELSVPPEVPYGFAALPQYETERILDEFLGRFGTAVERGTELVSFTQDADGVTCRLHTPSGAQEELRTRYLVGCDGAHSIVRKGLGLTFEGGAFAEEYMLADVRVDWDLPPGYNLRAMHLDDEGAVDDVLVCIPLPGRGRYRMSMMVPPELSTARQDAAASDGITHGLQGGRGPALADIQAVLDRLSPQPTTAFDIRWTSVFRISHRIVDRYGDGRVFVAGDAAHIHPPTGAQGMNTGIQDAWNLAWKLALACAGAAHPGLLAGYDAERRPVGEEVVGRTVRHAVEGMENDPDDPATVMMREAQLLVGYRGSPTVDPAGDGRGPRPGDRAPDCAGLTGPGTAYPMRLYDVLRERDHVLLLYGAGFGPGSETGSGLDELVRTARESSGGRMDVCLVLAADAGAGADAHAIVEADGTTLPVYTDGRGEFARLYAAEEPTAFVIRPDGYLGARLPLSPPAPRPLAAHLAAVFAASPPN
- a CDS encoding organic hydroperoxide resistance protein; translation: MDALYTAVATANGREGRAVSSDGQIDLALAMPPALGGNGQGTNPEQLFAAGYAACFASALGLVGRQAKVDTSEASVTAEVSIGKDGAGFGLGVTLRVELPESLAGETGALLVKQAHEVCPYSRATRGNIDVDLVIE
- a CDS encoding MarR family winged helix-turn-helix transcriptional regulator, encoding MTEQPTATHSDQDFLRLDGQICFALNAASRAFGGLYRVVLKDLGLTYPQYLVMLVLWEHGEMPVKEIGQHLRLDSGTLSPLLKRLEAAGLVRRERSTEDERSVHAHLTGEGAALRARAVEVPRRIAAATGFELAEVLDLQARLNRLTAALDAAVPREAGEA
- a CDS encoding PHP domain-containing protein; this encodes MDPVAALDRIAFLLERAQAPTYRVRAFQSAAAAITRMGEDEVTERVAAGSLEAVKGIGPKTAQVVREALGGTVPAYLQALEDEIAALPEGPPPTPAATALRAALRGDCHVHSDWSDGGSPIEAMGRAAAALGHDWAVLTDHSPRLTVARGLSPERLREQLRVVAELNATWAPFRLLTGIECDILDDGALDQEPELLDRLDLVVGSVHSKLRMDAPAMTRRLLAAVRNPLMDVLGHCTGRLVTGRTRPESQFDAEAVFAACAQSGTAVEINSRPERLDPPRRLLRLAVAAGTFFAIDTDAHAPGQLDWQIVGCERAVECEVPAGRVINTWPADALLAWTRTREMP
- a CDS encoding UbiA family prenyltransferase; its protein translation is MPARTAQTRENTEVTGSTAPGPGLVRGLAAACHPLPAAAVTLFVAALTAAAGHGPARAAVTVGAVAAGQLSVGWCNDRADLRRDLATGRRDKPLVAGTVPAASVTRAAAAALLLCIPLSLACGLLAAAAHLVGVAAAWAYNLRLKSTPASWVPYALAFGLLPAFVTLGLPGAPWPPPWLTAAAALLGAGAHFANVLPDIEDDLATGVAGLPQRLGRRVSAALAGLLVLGSTATLVVGAPGRVTAYGWTLLAATATALLLAARRAAGRLPFLATMAVAGADVILLVVELRP
- a CDS encoding type III polyketide synthase; protein product: MTRVLAVRSVFPPHHHPQSEITEALARFLPPGSDTALLRRVHGSVRVDGRHLALPLERYGPGNDFGATNALFIETALELGTRALELALSDAGLAAREVDLVMSTTVTGLATPSLEARLATRAGLRPDVRRVPLFGLGCAAGAAGVGHVHDHLTGRTGHAALLLSTELCSLTLQSTDASMANLVAGALFGDGAGALVAVGREHPLHATGAGPEVVAARSRLYPGTEHLLGWDIGHWGMRMVLGRELPDLVRLHVAEEVDSFLAAHDLKPADVDAWICHPGGPKILDTLSDALALPESAFAASRRSLAAVGNLSSASVLHILDGVQSAGPPPPGSVGLMLAFGPGFASELVLLRW
- a CDS encoding isoprenylcysteine carboxyl methyltransferase family protein is translated as MNSIPALTASTSASLTPYLLLIGLVAAERLAELITARRHTAWSLARGGREYGRGHYPAMVALHTALLVGCVVEPWVAGRPFVPLLGWSALAVAVAAQGLRWWCIATLGKRWNTRVLVVPGLPLVESGPYRLLRHPNYVAVVAEGVALPLVHSAWMTALGFTVLNLLLLRVRIGCEDAALTDGGRLRAPAAVHSAGAAS